TTCTAATAAGATCTCTTATATGTGGTGatatcttagattgatttgtatgTGTTAATTTGATCATGCATCTTATGATTGATATTTATttggagggagaatttttttacCTAGATTCGAATTctagagggagcgaaaattttactaatttcttaatatcgttattcaatattatatactgccttattcaacactatatattgcgttattcattagtctcacgatctcacgaaaaatagcaatttcACTGAATACTACTCATATAGGTATATTCCTAAATTTGATGGTTTTGAgcattacttatttatttttttagagagataAGATTACCTGTTTTTGTTTGCAGCATAAGCAGGGTTGATAACTCCAAATTCAAGAAACTCATTGCACAACCTATGTCTCTCTGCCGTCTTCGCCTTCACATTCATCACAACCATTTCCATGGTCATCTCCGCACAATCAATGTTCTCCAACAACCGATCCACCGCCACTGCATTCGTCGCCACCACGCACACGGTGTCGCCGCCGTCTTGATCCCATGCATTCACGCAGTGCAGAGGGTTGAACCCCGGCGCCTCAATCCACACCatctcctcctcatcctcggcGTATCTCGGAATAACCCCCAGCCGCGCCACCTTCTCCCGATCAACCCCCACCGGCGATCTCCCCCTCAAAATCGACCACGGGTTCACCACAATCTGCATGTCCGGGATCACGGCGTACTTGTCCGTCACCGCGAAGTCGTGAATCGAGATAGGCTTCTCTACCGAATATATAGGCACAGATTTATTCTTTCTTCCATTTGAATCGATCCGGAAATAGGTCAGGAATGGAGGGCTGCTGCCGTATTCATAGGCGAAGGCTTCTCCGGTGACTCCATCGACTTTTGGGTGCGCCGTCATTCTAGAAAACGGCTCGGAAGCTCCGAAATCATGGCGGCCGAGGGTCGTTATATCTCCCTCCGCCGTTACATTGACGGCGTAGGGGAGATCGGACTCGCAGAGGGCGAAGAGCCGGCCGGAAATTAGGGCTAAACTGGTGTTGGCGGTGCCAAAGCCGTGATTGATGGGATCGAAGTGGCCGGCGAGAATCCGAGCTGTAGTTAGCAGAAATCGGGAGATGGAAGCTAAGAGGCCGCCACTGAAGGAGGAGAAAATGCTTGGAACGAAACGGTGCCCCATTTCACGCTCCACTGTGTATTTGTGCGTGTTGACGTAGCGGCAGCAGAATGTAGCTTTGCCACCACAGAATTTGATCATGTGAAGCATCCCGTCGCCCTCGAAGAAATGGTAGGGCCCCTTCGTGATGAATTGAGGGTTTGGGCCGTTGCGGATGTAGGCTCCGCCGTCGAGGCAGCTGGGGAGGGAGCCCTCCACCGCGTTGCAGGCGGTGGGGGGGAGCTCCTCCACCGGAGCGAAGTTGCCGGAGAGGACGTGTTTGGGGTCGAGAGAGGGGTGAAGGGGTAGATCTATGAAATCGCATATGAAATTTTCTAGTGTGGTGAAGATGATTGCAAGTAGTGGCGTTTTGGAGGGTTTTGGATTAATCTTGATAGTTTGATTTGTATTTGTTGGTGTGTTTTTGTGGTGGTGAAATGTGGTGAAAGAAGATTTGGCTGCCATGTTCATAGGGTGGTGAGACCTACTTGAATTAGTGTTAGATGATGAAGCATTTTGAAGATGGGGATTTCGAAGAATGAAAGAGGAAGAAAGTAGGGTTGCCATGATAATATTGAGTTGAGATATCAATTTAGAGCTGAGGTGTGGATTTTATAAACTAATTGCTTTTGTCCACATGCGATGCGTGAgagatattatttatttaaaaataaatgtaaataaagtagtttttatatttaatttaattatttattgatgATATATGAGAATTGAAATTTTAGGTTGTATTATATGGGTTGGAGCAACtattacttattttttaaaataaaaattatcgtGAATATTATTATAGTGGGATGAATAAGTACTTGAAATATCTTATTAGATCTTCAAATGATGTAAACTATCAAGAGGATCGGTAGATGCATAATCATTATTATCGTCATCATAATCGCTCTAATACCCATAATCCATCAGCCACGTGTCGCGTTCTTAATTTGTTCATCTCGaatcataaatttaattaattcattcatgTATTCTTAGTTTTTTTCGAAGAATATCTATTTTCTTCCATCACCGAATTCATTTTCTAATATATCATTTTCATATATAACATGAGGGCATTTGATTGATGAATTGCATATGTGAGCTTGTCTTTTCGCAATCAATTCGTCATTGTTGTGTCACGAATTAAAGAGTTCACGAAATTACCAAATTATCAAAAGGATGAATCAAACAAGTTAATATTAACTTTCTTCGCaaaggaacaaaaaaaaaaagttgaattaTATATTGTCTTTTTACATTAAATAGCTGTcgcacaaattaaaaaaatgaagaaataataaaacaaaGGAACAGAAAAAGAGTTTAATCTTATCTTCTTAAATTACATATTTGTTTTGATTGTGGTCGacatatatattatgaaagAATGCTCATAGTTTTGTATATTTTGATTGTGGTCGacatatatattatgaaagAATGCTCATAGTTTTGTATCAAGTATACTCACCCTGAAGAAACGTTTAGGCCCAGTTTGATAGCCTTGTTATAACTGTATTGCTTCTTTTCATGGGCTAAAATTCCTGTTTGACagccaaataaaataatataggaAGCCCATGTAAAAGGCTAGGCCCGGGGCTAAATCACTGTTTCACCAAGGAAACACAACCGAGCCTTCCCCCTGGTTAGCTAAGCTAGAGTTCCCAAGTTTAattttctttcacaaaattGCCCCCAATTCATCCTCTCTCCCTGCCATCgtttcttcttcctctttccCTTTGCCTATTGAACCATAATGGCATGTTCAAAGCATTTTCAAGCAAATTTCTCGACACCCACCGTTTCCTCCTCTTTCCGCTTCCAACCTGCCGGACACCCATCCCTCCTCCGCCGTAGCCTCACAGTCATGTCAGCTGCCGCCATTAAGCGTGTGGGTACTCACAACGGAAGCTTCCACTGCGACGAAGCCCTCGACTGCTTCATGAACCCCCTCACGAAGAAGTTCTCCGAAGCTCACATCGTCCGCACCCGCGACCCCAAGATGATAATACAGCCTTTTATTCCGGAATTATACTCGGCTTTTGTTGTTCGTGNNNNNNNNNNNNNNNNNNNNNNNNNNNNNNNNNNNNNNNNNNNNNNNNNNNNNNNNNNNNNNNNNNNNNNNNNNNNNNNNNNNNNNNNNNNNNNNNNNNNCTTGTGTCGATACCTTCGAATTGAAAGTAGAGCCTGCCCCACAATCTCTAAGAGTAACCACACctataggcagaactactacggtttcgcacgtatgccctaacttagaatttaagttagaatcgattaagctcgaggctagaaacctgagattgatgcctatgtggcacttggatataattttgggaatggattggttagaggagaatcatgccaagatacaatgcaaggagagacggatatcttttcagccacctggccaagaacctacttccttcattggcattgagggaaaatggaagaagacgccgatcatctcggcattgcaagcaagaaagctcttgcgaagaaaggatacaaccgcgtacgttgtatatctgaaccagagagacgaGTCCAAGGCAAACGTTGATGACGTGCCGATCGTGCGAGAGTTCAAAGACGTTTTTCCGGAGACTTTACCAGGATTACCCCCAGACCGACAACTCGAGTTTACAATTGACTTAGAGCCTGGTGcagcaccgacgtcgaaagcaccctacagaatggcccctgctgagttgcaagagttgaaactgcaacttcaagaacttttagatatgggcttcattcgacctagtgtttccccgtggggagcaccagttctttttgtcaaaaaagaaggatggaagtttgaggttgtgtatcgattatcgagagctgaacaaagtgacgttgaagaataagtatccgttacctcgaatcgatgatctgttcgatcaactacaaggagcgagcaccttttcaaagattgacttgagaacgggataccatcagctgaaaatacgatcggaagacgttccgaagacggcatttcgtacaagatacggacactatgagtttatagttatgccattcggtttgacgaatgctccggcagtattcatggatctcatgaatcgcgtttttcacgaatacttagacaagtttgtgttagtcttcatagacgatatcctgatttactcgaagagtaaacgagaacacgaagagcatttgaggatcgtGTTGGAAAGTTTACGAGCGGAAAAGCTGTAtgcgaagtttagcaaatgcgagttttggcttaaagaaattaattttcttggccatatcgtttccgcgagaggaattgaggtagacccagcgaaagttcaagcggtacaggaatggagatcgccaaccacaccgcacgagattcgcagttttctgggattagcaggatattatcgacgttttatagagggcttttcgaaaatcgctaagccattaacgcacctgctaaagaaagaagtcaaattcgtctggacggacgaatgtgagcgaaattttcaagagctgaagaagaggctcactattgccccagttttagctgttccgaaagcagacaaagaatatgcagtgtacactgatgcatcgaagcatggtctaggttgtgtactgatgcaagaaggaaaagttatagcgtatgcttcacgacaactgCGACCGCACGAGGTgaattatccgacgcatgatttagaattagcagccgtagtgcatgctttgaagatttggagacaccatctctatggaacacggtgtgagatatacactgatcataaaagtctcaaatatttctttgagcaaaaagatctgaacatgcgacaacgaagatggttagagttggtgaaggactacgattgcgggataaattatcatcccggaaaagctaacgttgtagctgacgctttgagcagaaagaatcagggagagttaggatttctccttactcgagaagagaacctgatcaaggaattcaagaagatgaatttggaggtagtaataccaccacaaacgacaggaatagtaatttctgcactgagcattacacctgacttacgaacgagaatagtcacagctcagagagaggatgagaagatggaaaagttacgaatgaagattcgaactgaaaaagtggagaattaccaagaggcggcagataatgccattttgtttgagGGAAGACTGTGTGTGCCCGATAAAAAGGAgctgaagaatgaaatcatgagtgaagctcatgacaccccttataccgcacacccaggaagtacgaagatgtaccaagacttgagaacgaagttttggtgggaaggaatgaagcgtGAGATAGCGTCTTTCGTTGAAAGATGTCTAgcctgtcagcaagtgaaagcgttacaccaacgaccctatggcaagttaCAGCCATTGGAGATTCCAGAGTGGAAATGGAGTGATATAGCCATGGACTTTGTGACAGGACTGCCAAAGTCAAAAAGAGGAAATACCGCTATTTGGGTAATCATCGatcgattgacgaagagtgcacattttGTACCGATTcagattacttatggatctgacaagttagctcagatttatatccgagagatagtgcgattgcatggagtaccgaagacgatcacatcagatcgagactcgaagtttacttcacgattttggatgagcatgcagaaagagttaggtactaaattaaattttagtacAGCGTTTCATCCGCAAACAGATGGACAGTCCGAGAGGACTATTCAGGTTTTGGAGGACATGATCCGAACTGTAGTGCTTGATAGAGGAAgccaatgggagcaagttttacccctgattgaatttgcttacaataatagttttcaGTCAACTATCAGCATGGCCCCatacgaagccttgtatggaaggaagtgtagatctccgctttattgggatgaagttggagagagaaaggtacttggacctGACGCGATAGAAGAGATGATCACTATTGTGAGACAGATTCGACagagaataaaagaggcacaagatcgtCAGAAATCTTATGCAGACACCAGAAGGAAGGAGATTCATTTTGAAGAGGGAGACAAGGTTTTTctaaaagtttccccatctagaggagttcaccgttttggagtgaaaggaaaacttaaaccgaggtatataggaccttatgatgtattagagaaggtaggccctgtagcctataaactagcgttgcctccgagcttcgcgaacgtccatgacgttttccatgtttctcaattgagaaagtacgtgtttgatccaaaacacgtcattcatcaagaagaagtatccctggaaccagatttgagctatgaagagagacctgatgctattctggaccggaagatccaacaattgaggaacaagtcgattcctttggtgaaaatccaatggagacatcacggtcaagaagaatcaacatgggaacttgaagagaagatgaaagagaagtatccagagctttttcccgaaggtgaataactcaaatttcgggacgaaattttttttaaggggggtaggatgtaacaccccgtacttttcctatgatgtgagatagtgtcttaacactattgagagaactgagatgtcgagatgcgagattattttttttttatgaccaagataagacagattgtcttttaaatagagatacgagtgactaaaccgaggatagagatagagatgctgattgaattgagctgagattttaattttatttccgattaccgggaatagatttaccagatactgagttatcagagtttgactgacctattaaagagaataggtataatgagtctgacctagagtcgaggaagaaagagtgagaaccttgatgaaaagagtcggtccgagagatgtctagtttgtttgctttgccgactgcttt
The genomic region above belongs to Salvia miltiorrhiza cultivar Shanhuang (shh) chromosome 5, IMPLAD_Smil_shh, whole genome shotgun sequence and contains:
- the LOC130987115 gene encoding probable carotenoid cleavage dioxygenase 4, chloroplastic — encoded protein: MNMAAKSSFTTFHHHKNTPTNTNQTIKINPKPSKTPLLAIIFTTLENFICDFIDLPLHPSLDPKHVLSGNFAPVEELPPTACNAVEGSLPSCLDGGAYIRNGPNPQFITKGPYHFFEGDGMLHMIKFCGGKATFCCRYVNTHKYTVEREMGHRFVPSIFSSFSGGLLASISRFLLTTARILAGHFDPINHGFGTANTSLALISGRLFALCESDLPYAVNVTAEGDITTLGRHDFGASEPFSRMTAHPKVDGVTGEAFAYEYGSSPPFLTYFRIDSNGRKNKSVPIYSVEKPISIHDFAVTDKYAVIPDMQIVVNPWSILRGRSPVGVDREKVARLGVIPRYAEDEEEMVWIEAPGFNPLHCVNAWDQDGGDTVCVVATNAVAVDRLLENIDCAEMTMEMVVMNVKAKTAERHRLCNEFLEFGVINPAYAANKNRYIYAVILGEKRSVGVVKLDLSLLNKEVGGDCTVACRRFEPGCHGGEPFFVAREPNNPAAEEDDGYLVAYFHYGNTQESKFVVMDAKSPTLEIIAAVKLPQRMPMGFHGLFMSEADLINSCIK